Proteins from a single region of Phycisphaeraceae bacterium D3-23:
- the rplX gene encoding 50S ribosomal protein L24, which translates to MARHIRTGDEVVVTAGNDKGKRGKVTRVKNDEDRILVSGVNVRRKTVKPTQSNPQGGIITVEMPIHISNVSPVDKKNKATRVRFVTKDDGSKVRVAATTGEELSVLKKAR; encoded by the coding sequence ATGGCACGACATATCCGAACAGGCGACGAAGTGGTCGTCACCGCCGGCAATGACAAGGGCAAGCGCGGCAAGGTCACGCGCGTCAAGAACGACGAGGACCGCATCCTGGTCTCGGGCGTCAACGTCCGCCGCAAGACCGTGAAGCCGACCCAGTCCAACCCCCAGGGCGGGATCATCACCGTCGAGATGCCCATCCACATCTCGAACGTCTCGCCCGTTGACAAGAAGAACAAGGCCACCCGCGTCCGCTTCGTTACCAAGGACGACGGCAGCAAGGTCCGCGTCGCCGCCACCACCGGCGAAGAACTCTCGGTCCTCAAGAAGGCCCGCTAA
- the rplN gene encoding 50S ribosomal protein L14, producing the protein MLQQESRVDVADNSGAKIAYVIRVLGRSTARGKSTRPAAGIGDRVVCSVKKALPGSDVKSGTIVKGVVVRTNYPIRRQDGSYVRFDRNAIVLIDDDGNPKGTRIFGAVARELREQNYMKIVSLANEVV; encoded by the coding sequence ATGCTCCAGCAAGAATCACGCGTCGATGTCGCGGACAACAGCGGCGCGAAAATCGCGTATGTCATCCGTGTGCTCGGCCGATCCACGGCCCGTGGCAAGTCGACCCGCCCCGCGGCGGGCATCGGCGACCGCGTGGTCTGCTCGGTCAAGAAGGCGCTGCCCGGCAGCGACGTCAAGTCCGGCACGATCGTCAAGGGCGTCGTCGTCCGCACCAACTACCCGATCCGTCGGCAGGACGGCAGCTACGTCCGCTTCGACCGCAACGCGATCGTGCTGATCGATGACGACGGCAACCCTAAGGGCACCCGTATCTTCGGCGCCGTCGCCCGCGAGCTGCGCGAGCAGAACTACATGAAGATCGTTTCCCTCGCCAACGAGGTCGTCTAA
- the rpsQ gene encoding 30S ribosomal protein S17: MKVGVVTSDKRDKTCTVAVEYQKVHTKYGKRLKRDAKFQVHDENNEAGKGDRVEIAQCRPLSKTKSWRLVRVLHKAPAEVAHVTTQDVVDAVTE, encoded by the coding sequence ATGAAGGTCGGCGTCGTCACCAGCGACAAGCGCGACAAGACCTGCACCGTCGCGGTCGAGTACCAGAAGGTACACACCAAGTACGGCAAGCGCCTCAAGCGCGACGCCAAGTTCCAGGTCCACGACGAGAACAACGAAGCCGGCAAGGGCGACCGTGTTGAGATCGCGCAGTGCCGACCGCTGAGCAAGACCAAGTCGTGGCGTCTGGTGCGGGTGCTGCACAAGGCCCCGGCCGAAGTCGCCCACGTGACGACCCAGGACGTCGTCGACGCCGTCACCGAGTAA
- the rpmC gene encoding 50S ribosomal protein L29, whose amino-acid sequence MPIKKSELHKMSDPEIVEETGRLRARLFELRQQAVTEKLENNREPGNIRRDIARLHTEKRMREMKKEAS is encoded by the coding sequence ATGCCGATCAAGAAGTCCGAACTACACAAGATGAGCGACCCGGAGATCGTCGAAGAGACGGGCCGACTGCGTGCCCGGCTGTTCGAGCTGCGTCAGCAGGCCGTCACCGAGAAGCTCGAGAACAACCGTGAACCCGGCAACATCCGCCGCGACATCGCCCGCCTGCATACCGAGAAGCGGATGCGCGAGATGAAGAAGGAAGCCAGCTAA
- the rplP gene encoding 50S ribosomal protein L16, with translation MPLMPKRVKFRKQMRGTMKGNANRGNYVAYGEYGLQLIEGGWLTARQIEAGRIAARQYVSREGKLFVRVFPDKPVSKKPLETRMGKGKADAEYWCARVKPGTIIYEIAGVPRDTARSAFARVAHKMPFRCRFVERRHA, from the coding sequence ATGCCTCTGATGCCAAAACGAGTGAAGTTCCGCAAGCAGATGCGCGGGACGATGAAGGGCAACGCCAACCGCGGCAACTACGTCGCCTACGGCGAGTACGGCCTGCAGCTGATCGAAGGCGGCTGGCTTACGGCCCGCCAGATCGAGGCCGGCCGAATCGCCGCACGTCAGTACGTGTCGCGCGAGGGCAAGCTGTTCGTGCGTGTGTTCCCGGACAAGCCGGTCTCGAAGAAGCCGCTCGAAACCCGTATGGGTAAGGGCAAGGCCGACGCCGAGTACTGGTGTGCCCGCGTGAAGCCCGGGACGATCATCTACGAGATCGCCGGCGTCCCGCGTGACACCGCCCGCAGCGCCTTCGCCCGTGTCGCCCACAAGATGCCGTTCCGCTGCCGCTTCGTTGAGCGTCGCCACGCCTAA
- the rpsC gene encoding 30S ribosomal protein S3 yields MGQKIHPFGFRVGITEAHKSRWYAPKALYGELLIEDFKVREFLNRELNQRGPFAAVSDIHIERTREEMKIIVKTARPGLVIGPKGSNIDALTSQLQAKTGRKVSINCLEVGNPDAEAQLVCYSIAEQLAKRASFRRVMKMKAEATMNAGAKGVKIQLSGRLGGHEMSRSEDIRMGAIPLQTIQAEIDYGFAESHTTYGIIGVKVWIYKGLYSEVKEGEITSKAAGARPRARGRR; encoded by the coding sequence ATGGGACAGAAAATCCACCCCTTTGGCTTCCGCGTCGGGATCACCGAGGCCCACAAGAGCCGCTGGTACGCGCCCAAGGCGCTCTACGGCGAGCTGCTCATCGAGGACTTCAAGGTCCGCGAGTTCCTCAACCGCGAGCTCAACCAGCGGGGCCCCTTCGCCGCCGTCTCGGATATCCATATCGAGCGCACGCGTGAAGAGATGAAGATCATCGTCAAGACCGCCCGCCCGGGCCTGGTCATCGGGCCCAAAGGTTCGAACATCGACGCGCTGACCAGCCAGCTCCAGGCCAAGACCGGCCGCAAGGTCTCGATCAACTGCCTTGAGGTCGGCAACCCCGACGCCGAGGCGCAGCTGGTGTGCTACTCGATCGCCGAGCAGCTGGCCAAGCGGGCGAGCTTCCGCCGGGTGATGAAGATGAAGGCCGAGGCCACGATGAACGCCGGCGCTAAGGGCGTCAAGATCCAGCTCTCGGGCCGCCTGGGTGGCCACGAAATGAGCCGCAGCGAAGACATCCGCATGGGCGCGATCCCGCTGCAGACTATTCAGGCCGAGATCGACTACGGCTTTGCCGAGTCGCACACGACCTACGGCATCATCGGTGTCAAGGTGTGGATCTACAAGGGCCTTTACAGCGAAGTGAAGGAAGGCGAGATCACCTCGAAGGCCGCCGGTGCCCGACCCCGTGCCCGTGGCCGCCGCTAA